In Candidatus Fusobacterium pullicola, the DNA window TTACCATTAATTGGTTGGCTTACAAAAAGATTTGGAATAGTAAAACAGTATATGGTAGCTACACTACTTTTTACAGGAGCCAGTGTTCTATGTGGATTGAGCTTTTCCTTTGAGTTTCTACTATTTGCTAGAGTTCTACAAGGAATAGTAGGAGCTAGTATGATTCCTCTTTCTCAAACGCTTATGTTAGGCTTCTATCCTAAGGAGAAAAAGGGAATAGCTCTTGGTATTTGGTCTATGACTGTTATATTAGCTCCTGTATTTGGACCAATGATAGGTGGATGGATTACAGACTCTTTCTCTTGGAGATGGTGTTTCTATATCAATATACCTTTTGGACTTATCTCTACTTTCATAGTTTATTCTATATTTAAAAAGAAAGGGTATAAGGACAAGATAGAGAAAGCTCCTATTGATATTTGGGGTCTTGTATTTCTTATCATTGGAATAGGTTCTCTACAAATTATGCTAGATAAAGGAAATGACTTAGATTGGTTCTCTAGTCCTTTAATCGTTGGACTTACAATTATAGCTTTTATATTTCTCGTGCTCCTTGTTATTTGGGAGTGGTACCAAGATAATCCAGTTGTAAATATTAGACTTTTCCTCAACAGAAATTTCTCTGTTGGTTCTGTCTGTCTTACTATTGGTTCTATCGCCTTCTTTGCTGCTGTTGTAGTCATTCCTCTATGGCTTCAAAACTATATGGGATATACAGCATTAAAAAGTGGGCTTACAACATGTACAATGGGGATATCATCTCTATTTTTAGCTCCTATACTTGGAAGTATGTTGACAAAATATGATGCTAGAAAGTTCGCTATGATAGGATTTTTGGCTTTTGCTATATCATCCTTTACCTTTAGTTACTCCCCAGATGTAACTTCTGGTTATATAGCTTTCTCAAGATTTATTACTGGATTTGGGCTTGGATTTTTCTTTATTCCATTGAATGCTATCACCCTTTCTGATATTCCACCAGAAGAGCTAGCTGGTGCCTCTGGTTTATACAACTTTATGAGAAATATTGGAAATAGCTTCGGAACATCTCTAGCTACAAACTTCTGGAATAACAAGATGGCTTTCCACCATGAGGAGATGGTAGCCTCTATCCAAAATGGAAATCTAAACTTTATAAGCTATATTAATAGTATGAGTGGTACTCTACATGATAAATTAGCGTATATTAATGAAATTATTACACTTCAATCTGCTATTATGGGGGTAAACGATATAATACTGGTAAGTGGTATCATGATGTTAATTCTAACTCCATTTATATTTATAGCCAAAAGAAAATAATCCATAAAAATTAATTATTCAATCATAAAAAAGCTTAAGAGTCCTTCTAAAATTTTGGAAACTCTTAAGCTTTCTTTTATTGAAAACTGAATATCTATTACATTATTTTCATAAAAAACTCTTTTATTATCCCACCAACATCTATTCCAAATATTGATTCTGCAATCATCTTTATTAAAACTATTGAGGTTACTATTAAAAACATAGGTTTTATAAATTTTGTTCCCTTAGTAACTGCTGTTTTAGCTCCCAATGTAGCTCCAAATATCATAATTATCCCTATTGGAATTGAATAGAAAAAATTTACCTTTCCTAAAAATATAAATAGAAACATACTAGCTAGATTGCTTGTTAAGTTTAAAATTTTAGCATTTCCACTAGCATTTGTAAAATCTAACTTAAAAATTCTGATAAGAGCAAAAATTAGAAATGATCCTGTACCCGGTCCAAAAAAACCATCATAAAATCCCATTACTACTCCCATTACTCTGCCAGCTGTTATATTTTCACTATTTAAACCTATAAAATTGTTTTCCTCTCCCATTTTTTTATTTACCATTGTATAGATTAGAACTAATAATAGTAACACTATTGCTATTGGATAAAGATATTTTGAATCTATTAAAACAACAGTTTTTACTCCCAATAGAGCTCCAATAAAAGAGAACGGAGTTATCTTTTTACAAAGTTCCCAATTCACCTTTCCAGAAGTTGCAAATTTTAATGCACTTGCTATCGTTCCTATACTAGAAGATATCTTATTAGTTCCCAATGCCACATGAGCTGGTATTCCTGAAGCAAGATAAGCTGGAACAGTAATCAATCCTCCTCCACCAGCTACAGCATCTATAAAAGAAGCTACGAAGCAAGCTATCCCTAAAAATATAAAAGTACCTATATCAATATGATTTAAAAATTCTTGTAACACTTTACTATTTCCTCCAAATTATTTTATTTATATAAAATTAGGAGGATATTGCAATATAATCTTGCAAAAGCCCTCCTCAATTTTCAATTATTTTCTATAGATAGGAACGATCTCTTCCTCTTCATCATAACTTTCTGTCTTAGCTTTATAATCAAACATATGATTTTTATTTTTTGGTATTGTACAGAAAATATTTTCTCCAGGATTTACTATCTCTCCCTCTTTAATATAAACAGCTCCAGATATATAATCTAAAATTCTTTGTGATTCCTTTCCATCTAAATCCATAAGGTTTATATGAACTATTTTATCTCTTTTTATATATCCTACACATTTTTTACAATCTTCATATTTTTTAGGTTTTACAAATACAATATCAAAATCTTTTTCCATCTCTTCTCTCCTTTTTTATTTTAATTTTACCACAGCGGGTAGTGAAAAGTCCACCCCATTATATCTTAGTATTGCTGCATCTGTTCCTATATAATCTTCAACCACAGCTGTTCCTACTAGATTTTCCTCATATCCCAATACCTCTCCTCTATACTCGATAGCCTTCCCTTGTTTATAAACATTCATTTGAGTTCCTATCTGAAGGTTATTAGAAGATCCTGAATTTATAATTATTTTACTTCCTGTTTTTTGTACTACTGCAGCTGTCCAAGGCATTGAATCAATCTTATTTACTATCTTTTCTACTCCTTGAATTACAGCAGCTCTAAAAGCTTCCTGTTCTAAACTTCCATATGAACCATAAGTTCCTGCTCCTAAAACAGTTCCAAATTTTACACTAGAACTTCCCTCACCTGTCTCTGTCCATACCTTTCCATTTAAAACATCTATGACTTTTAACTCTATTACTGCCTCAGCTCTTTGCTCCTTACTCTTAGAAAAAAGTGAGCTACTTCCTGTTGTATTTAATTCATATTTTGTTACACTTCCTACAACTACAAAATCTGTATCTAAGAACTTTTGCTTAGCTAAAATAGATTTCTCACCTAATGAATTTGAAAAAGCTAACTCTTCCATTACAGAATCTAAATCATCTCTTTCTAATACATTAAATCTTCCAGAGTTAGAAAACTCAGAAACCAATATATCTTTAGTGATACTGTCTGTTCTTTGTGTTCCAAATCTTGAATAGTTCTTAATCTTTCCTATAACTACTCTTCTCTTAGGAGCAAGATTTTTCTTATATGTATTATAATCTCTCAAATTTGAAATATTATCCTCTTTTTTTACACTGCTTCTTACTTCTCCACTACTACATCCAACTAGTAATAAAGTTGTTAAAAAAATACCAATATATTTTTTCATGCTATCACCTACAGTTTTTCAAGTACTATTTTGATTATCTCTTCAGCTGGAAGTTCACTTGTAAAACCTGCTGCCTTACGGTGTCCTCCACCATTAAAAATAGAAGCTATCTCGTTTACATCTACATCGTGTTTACTTCTCATACTTCCTTTTATAACTCCTACTTTATCCTCTCTTAAAAAAAGTGATACCTCAGCCTCTTTTAAAGCTATCAATCTCTCTACAATCCCTTCAGTATCCTCTTTCCTACCATTAAATCTATCTAGTTCAGCCCTTGACATAAAGTAATAAACTAATTTTTTCTCCTCATTATACTCCATATCATACATAGCTTTCCCTAAAAGTTTTATAGCTGCTAAGGTTTTTGTATTAAAGAACTCTCTCACTATCTTTGAGTTATCTATACCTACTCTTTTTAATTCACTAGCCATTTCAAAAGTTTCTGTTGTTACATTATTGTGAGTAAAATTTCCAGTATCATTTACAAGTCCTGTATATAGAGCTTCAGCCATATCTATATCAATCTCTATTCCACAGAATTTTAAAAATTTATAGATTAACTCACTTGTAGATGATATTTCAGTAACACAATTTAAATCTCCATACATAGTGTTACTTATGTGGTGGTCAAAATTTATTACAAATCTATTTTTTAATAGTGCCTTAGCATCTCCCAATCTATCATCTGTTGCTCCATCTACACATATAACTAGATTAAAATCATACTCTTTTGTCTCATCATATTGTTCTATACTCTTTAAATCTTTAAGATAACTTATATTATCTGAATATTTATCTTGTAAAATAAATCTAACTTTTTTTCCTATTTTTCTAAGTCCTAATGTTAGGGCAAGTCCTGAGCCTATAGCATCTCCATCTGGATTCACATGAGATACTACAACTATATTATCACTCTCTAAAATCTTATCTCTTATCTCTAAAAATTCTCTCAAATTTTCTCCTCCAATCCTAAGGCTTTTCTTTCCTCTTCTGTCATTCTCTTTAATCCCTCTCTATATAATTTTTCTGGATCATGTCCTAATTTACTAGCCATAAGATTCATAACTGCTATCTCTACCATGGCAGCAGCATTTCTTCCAGAAGAGATATATAGAGTCATCTTTGGAACCTTATTATCTAAAACCTCTGTTTCACTATTTTGATAATCTACTGTTGTCAAATAGTCGTTACAACACTCCTGTTCTCTCAGCTCTATTACTATATCCAATTTCTTATTTATTCTAACAGCACCTAAACCATACAGAGTTTTTATATCTATTATTCCTAAACCTCTTATCTCCATAAAATATGGAAGGTTAGCAGAAGTTCCAACTATATCTCCACTAGTGTCCTTTACAAACTTTACCAAGTCATCAGCCACAAGTCTATGTCCTCTATGGATTAACTCTAAAGCTGTCTCACTCTTTCCTACTCCACTCTTTCCAGTAAGTAGAACTCCAAAACCATACATCTCTAAAAATACACCATGTACTGATATATTTGGAGTAAAATATGTCTCCAAATAACTATTGAAATTAGCTATCATCTGTGATGCTTTCTTATATGAGCTTCTACATAGTATCATTCCTCTTTTCTTTACTAATTCGTAGAAATACTCTGGTACCTCTACATCATCAGTAAGTACTAAAACTGGTAACTGAAACTGAAGATAATTTTCTAAATTTTTTATCCTTACCTCTTCTGGTAATGTACTCAAAAATTTAAACTCAGCCTTTGAGAAAATCTGAACTCCATTATAAGCTGCGTCCTTATAATTTTCTACATATCCAGCTAAAGCAAGTGAGGGTCTATGTATACTTGTTGTCTTTATGAAAGTATCATCTAATCTATCCTCTCCCAAAAGAACTTTTAAATTGAATTGATTTTTCAACTCTTTAACTGATAGTACCTTTCCGTTATTCATATCCTTATCTCCTTGCTTCTTTTTATTAGCAGTTATCAATTTTTGAGATTCCTTCATAAAATACTCTGCCGAGTTTACACCCATCATCTTCAATCTATAATTTAAAGCCGCTGTCTCAATGATAATTGCTAAGTTTCTTCCCTTTCTAACTGGAATATTTAATTTTGGTATCTTACTTCCTAAGAACTCCTCGTACACTTCATCTAGTCCAAGTCTATCATAGAATTTTTTCTCATTCCACTCTTCTAAGACTATTAATAAGTCTACTCTTTTCATCTTTCTAGTTGCCTTTATTCCAAAGAGTGTAGTTACATCAATCTTACTTCCATCTTTCAAGTTATCTAGAAAAAAATGGCTATCCATTATAGTTTTATCAACTCTATTATATCCCTCTAAATCATTTTCAGCTACTCTTTTTATCATCAGATGATTATCTGTAATCAGACGATGTCCTCTTTCTAAAAGCTCTATTGTTACTCCTAATTTGGCATCTTCATATCCAGTCAATAGAACTCCCATTCCCATAACATCTAAGAAAATATATCCATCATACATCTTCTCTTCTGCTAATCTCTTAGATAGAAAAAATTTAGCCTCTCTTATTGTAGCAGAGGTTCTTCTCTTACTTTTCAGTATTGTTCTACCATTTTTCTTAGCACTCTCTATCATCTCAGGAAATACAGTACCCTCATTAGTTATTATTAAAGCTGGAAAATTATATTTAAAGTACTCATCAAATATTTTTTTTCTCTCCTCTTCAGAAAATTTAGCTAAAAATCTTGATTCCTTTCTTCCGTAAATATGAATATAGTTATTTAACTCTTCATCAACTTCAAAAAATCCAACTAACTCATATCCAATTTGATAAATACTTGGAACCTTAATTTGAAGCTCCAAATTTCCCTCTGTTATTATCTCTAATCCCAAATACTCTTTTAAATCAAGTATTGTTACCTTTTTATTACTTGTTATTTCATTGCCCAATAACTTCATCCCCTTTCGATAAAGAACTCTTTTCAATCATCTGTTTACTCTTTAAATCCTTCAATTTTCTCTCGTAGTCCCTATCTAAGTAGAAATCCTTATCCCTAAGTAAGAAAGCTTTCTCTATCTCTCTTGTTTTCTCCTCTCTTACCCTATCTCTAATTATCTTATCTTGAATATATTTTTTATATAATCCATATTCATAATAAAAAAATACTCCAAAAATTATTAAATATATTATGAATTTTACTCCACTATTCTTTTTAGCCATCTATCTCCTCTTTAAATTTACTTAAAGTATAAAAAGATCCACAGACAACTATAATCTTTTTATTTAAATTCTTAGCTATCTCATATGCTTTTTTCATATCATTTTCAACTAAACATCCTCTTTTTTCCTCTAGCTGTTCTAAGATTTTCTCTCCAGTAGTTCCTCTAGGATTATCCTCTAATGATGTAAAAACAATATTATCACTTATCTTTCTCATCAATTTTAACATATGCTTTACATCTTTATCCTTTAATATAGAAGTTATGATTACAACCTCATCACTTCTATACCCTTGCTCTATTATTTTACAAAGCTCTCTCATACCATCTTCATTATGAGCCCCATCTAAAATAACTAATGGTTTTTCTAAGTATCTTTCAAATCTACACTGCCATACAACTTTTTTACAAGCTTTTTTGATTATCTCTCTATCTATTCCAAGTTCAGTAACCACTTCATAAGC includes these proteins:
- a CDS encoding DHA2 family efflux MFS transporter permease subunit, producing MMSLEIVMATLALAIGSFMNVLDSTIVNVSLSHIAGDFAVAPTQGTWVITSYAVAEAIFLPLIGWLTKRFGIVKQYMVATLLFTGASVLCGLSFSFEFLLFARVLQGIVGASMIPLSQTLMLGFYPKEKKGIALGIWSMTVILAPVFGPMIGGWITDSFSWRWCFYINIPFGLISTFIVYSIFKKKGYKDKIEKAPIDIWGLVFLIIGIGSLQIMLDKGNDLDWFSSPLIVGLTIIAFIFLVLLVIWEWYQDNPVVNIRLFLNRNFSVGSVCLTIGSIAFFAAVVVIPLWLQNYMGYTALKSGLTTCTMGISSLFLAPILGSMLTKYDARKFAMIGFLAFAISSFTFSYSPDVTSGYIAFSRFITGFGLGFFFIPLNAITLSDIPPEELAGASGLYNFMRNIGNSFGTSLATNFWNNKMAFHHEEMVASIQNGNLNFISYINSMSGTLHDKLAYINEIITLQSAIMGVNDIILVSGIMMLILTPFIFIAKRK
- a CDS encoding TSUP family transporter → MLQEFLNHIDIGTFIFLGIACFVASFIDAVAGGGGLITVPAYLASGIPAHVALGTNKISSSIGTIASALKFATSGKVNWELCKKITPFSFIGALLGVKTVVLIDSKYLYPIAIVLLLLVLIYTMVNKKMGEENNFIGLNSENITAGRVMGVVMGFYDGFFGPGTGSFLIFALIRIFKLDFTNASGNAKILNLTSNLASMFLFIFLGKVNFFYSIPIGIIMIFGATLGAKTAVTKGTKFIKPMFLIVTSIVLIKMIAESIFGIDVGGIIKEFFMKIM
- the sepF gene encoding cell division protein SepF — translated: MEKDFDIVFVKPKKYEDCKKCVGYIKRDKIVHINLMDLDGKESQRILDYISGAVYIKEGEIVNPGENIFCTIPKNKNHMFDYKAKTESYDEEEEIVPIYRK
- a CDS encoding CsgG/HfaB family protein translates to MKKYIGIFLTTLLLVGCSSGEVRSSVKKEDNISNLRDYNTYKKNLAPKRRVVIGKIKNYSRFGTQRTDSITKDILVSEFSNSGRFNVLERDDLDSVMEELAFSNSLGEKSILAKQKFLDTDFVVVGSVTKYELNTTGSSSLFSKSKEQRAEAVIELKVIDVLNGKVWTETGEGSSSVKFGTVLGAGTYGSYGSLEQEAFRAAVIQGVEKIVNKIDSMPWTAAVVQKTGSKIIINSGSSNNLQIGTQMNVYKQGKAIEYRGEVLGYEENLVGTAVVEDYIGTDAAILRYNGVDFSLPAVVKLK
- a CDS encoding bifunctional oligoribonuclease/PAP phosphatase NrnA, which gives rise to MREFLEIRDKILESDNIVVVSHVNPDGDAIGSGLALTLGLRKIGKKVRFILQDKYSDNISYLKDLKSIEQYDETKEYDFNLVICVDGATDDRLGDAKALLKNRFVINFDHHISNTMYGDLNCVTEISSTSELIYKFLKFCGIEIDIDMAEALYTGLVNDTGNFTHNNVTTETFEMASELKRVGIDNSKIVREFFNTKTLAAIKLLGKAMYDMEYNEEKKLVYYFMSRAELDRFNGRKEDTEGIVERLIALKEAEVSLFLREDKVGVIKGSMRSKHDVDVNEIASIFNGGGHRKAAGFTSELPAEEIIKIVLEKL
- the hprK gene encoding HPr(Ser) kinase/phosphatase; protein product: MKLLGNEITSNKKVTILDLKEYLGLEIITEGNLELQIKVPSIYQIGYELVGFFEVDEELNNYIHIYGRKESRFLAKFSEEERKKIFDEYFKYNFPALIITNEGTVFPEMIESAKKNGRTILKSKRRTSATIREAKFFLSKRLAEEKMYDGYIFLDVMGMGVLLTGYEDAKLGVTIELLERGHRLITDNHLMIKRVAENDLEGYNRVDKTIMDSHFFLDNLKDGSKIDVTTLFGIKATRKMKRVDLLIVLEEWNEKKFYDRLGLDEVYEEFLGSKIPKLNIPVRKGRNLAIIIETAALNYRLKMMGVNSAEYFMKESQKLITANKKKQGDKDMNNGKVLSVKELKNQFNLKVLLGEDRLDDTFIKTTSIHRPSLALAGYVENYKDAAYNGVQIFSKAEFKFLSTLPEEVRIKNLENYLQFQLPVLVLTDDVEVPEYFYELVKKRGMILCRSSYKKASQMIANFNSYLETYFTPNISVHGVFLEMYGFGVLLTGKSGVGKSETALELIHRGHRLVADDLVKFVKDTSGDIVGTSANLPYFMEIRGLGIIDIKTLYGLGAVRINKKLDIVIELREQECCNDYLTTVDYQNSETEVLDNKVPKMTLYISSGRNAAAMVEIAVMNLMASKLGHDPEKLYREGLKRMTEEERKALGLEEKI